The Papaver somniferum cultivar HN1 chromosome 6, ASM357369v1, whole genome shotgun sequence genome segment ATGTGTCTAGAAACTTGAGCAGAGCTATTCTCTTTGGGGTTTCAGTCGCAGTTGCTCTTACTCCACAGATGCTTCCACTCATAGTGAACATTAATCTTGCAAAGGGAGCCCTCGCAATGGCTAAGGATAGATGCATAGTAAAAAGCTTGACAGCCATACAGAATATGGGAGCCATGTAAGTCCTCTATTACATATACTCACTAGCTACAGCTACTGTactgcaaccgttttctggaatTTGGGTAATCTTCTCATTGTTATGTTTCAGGGATATACTGTGTATTGACAAAACAGGTACTCTCACTGTGGATCAACTTATAATGGTTCATCACCTGGATAGCAGGGGCCTACCTAAAGAGAGAGTCTTGAGATTTGCATTCTTAAATTCTTACTTCAAAACCGAACTCAAAAATCCTGTAGATGAAGCAATTCTAGCTCATGTCTATTCAAATGGGTACAGATTCGAACAATCAAAGTGGGAAAAGATAGATGAGATTCCTTTCGACTTTACAAGAAGACGAGTCTCTGTTATCATTGAAGCAGATTCAGAAATAAGAGATAGAAGTTACCCTCATTTTAGTACTGATAAGCTCGTGGTCACTAAAGGTGCACTTGAAGAAGTATTACAGGTTTGCAGTTTCTGTGACCATGCTGATAGTGGTTCAACTATAACTCTCTCTGTAGAAGATCAGCAAAAGATCATGCATATGGGAGATGAACTAAGCAATGATGGACTAAGGGTTCTTGGAGTAGCTACACGGAGACTAACAACGGTACGTTCCAAACAATAATGCAggacattcccaaataacaaaTATCTCAAAGAATTTCTAAGCTTAAACAAATTATGTTCTGCGGATTTTTATCTTAAGTGGTGCTCATGTGGTGTTGCAGGAATCTACCGATACTGGCCTAGTAAACAGAGAGAAAATGGAATCAAACATGGTTTTCCTTGGCATCCTAACCTTCTATGACCCTCCCAAGAATTCGGCGAAGGAAGCATTACGGAGGTTGGCAGAGAAGGGTGTAGAAGCCAAAGTATTAACTGGAGACTCACTCTCCTTAGCTATAAGAGTCTGCAAAGAGGTAGGAATTAGAACTACGTATGCATCCACAGGACCAGACCTCGAACTCTTAGACCCTTCAACCTTTCATGAGACAGTTCAGAGGGCTACGGTTTTCGCTCGACTGACCCCAACGCAGAAACTCCGCGTGGTTCAGTCTCTGCAGACAGCTGGAGATCATGTTGTAGGGTTCTTGGGAGACGGAGTAAATGACTCGCTTGCAATGGATGCTGCAGATGTTGGGATATCAGTTGATTCAGGTGTATCTGTGGCTAAAGACCTTGCTGACATTATACTACTGGAGAAAGACTTAAACGTTTTAGTTTCCGGTGTAGAGCGAGGAAGAATTACTTATGGGAACACAATGAAGTACATAAAGTTATCGGTGGTGGCAAATGTGGGCAGTGTTGTGTCACTTCTAATTGCAGTTGTACTCCTGGGATACGAGCCCTTGACAGCAAGGCAACTCGTTGTTCAGAATTTTTTATACAACGTCGGTCAGATTCCCATTCCTTGGGACACGGTAGAAGAAGACTATGCAAAGTTCCCTCAGCGGTGGTCATCAAAAAGCATACCTATGTTCATGCTATGGAACGGACCAGTGTGCTCCATGTTTGATATagggtgtcttgtgtttttttggTGCTACTACGAAGTATACCATCCCTCCTCCGGAGATAAGCTCTACCATTCTGGATGGTTTGTTGAAGGGCTACTCATGCAAACCCTTATAATCCATATGATCCGAACAGAGAAAATTCCGTTCATCCAGGAAGTAGCGTCATGGCCTGTGATCTGCTCCACTCTTTTGATATCTGCTGTAGGGATTGCACTGCCATTTACACCTATAGGGAAAGTAATGGGAATGACTGACCTGCCATTGTCCTATTTTGGTTTCCTAGTTGTGCTTTTTCTTGGTTATTTCTTTCTCAGTCAGGTGGTCAAGAGAGTCTACATTAGAACTTATAAAGAATGGCTCTAAGTGATTTCTATGTACATTATTCACTACTCAACATTTTAGAATGTATACAGGCATCTGAAATTCGTGTGATGTTTTTGTTTATTTCATCTTCTCCGATGCAACATATTCTTATTTGTAACTGACACAACTCAGGACcaaatgagttttttttcttataaagagGTTTCCATAAACTGACACAAAACTTATTCTTATTTATACTCAATGACTACATGAATTTTTTCTTATAAAGAGGTTTCCGTAAATTACAATCATTGTGCAAGTAGCAATATCTACTAGCCAATAGGAATAACCGCAATTGCTTAGGATGAGTTACGAGCACCAAATGAGTCAATACTTCCCAGGCAAACCTAAGCCGAGTTGCACAAATGTAACATGGATTTAACTGGTAGTACTACAAAATAATGTAATTGTTCGTACCTTATAACTGCAGGATTTTGTTCTTGATGTTCCACCCGAGATCCCAATGATCATGAACATTCTTGAGTGACCAATATGCCCATCCAAAAGAAGCTGAACCATAAACATCTAACTGTGCTCCACCAAAGTCTTGATAATTCTCCTG includes the following:
- the LOC113286709 gene encoding uncharacterized protein LOC113286709, encoding MDTTKFPASCFCLNNHTQPSSLNHMNETLVKKHGSFALKRRFIDSIFGFFIKRLYSPKKIDGGKQTEEEGKVCSWLYALAQSGPNLVFEYVRSTERGLSFKEAEKRLAETGPNVPLSHSFPSWMQLLWNAFFHPFNIILIVLAILSFTSSDYPNGIIMLVLVFVSVALRFYQEYNSSKAAMKLVELLKCPVKVQRCAGSVIQTELTVQIDQRDVVPGDIVIFGPGDLFPGDVRLITSKDLIVSQSSLTGESGTTKKTANIREDRTTPLLELRNICFMGTSVVSGSGTALVVLTGAKTYMSTMFSTIGKNKPPDTFEKSVRNISYWLIAVMLLVVPIIVLTDYYVSRNLSRAILFGVSVAVALTPQMLPLIVNINLAKGALAMAKDRCIVKSLTAIQNMGAMDILCIDKTGTLTVDQLIMVHHLDSRGLPKERVLRFAFLNSYFKTELKNPVDEAILAHVYSNGYRFEQSKWEKIDEIPFDFTRRRVSVIIEADSEIRDRSYPHFSTDKLVVTKGALEEVLQVCSFCDHADSGSTITLSVEDQQKIMHMGDELSNDGLRVLGVATRRLTTESTDTGLVNREKMESNMVFLGILTFYDPPKNSAKEALRRLAEKGVEAKVLTGDSLSLAIRVCKEVGIRTTYASTGPDLELLDPSTFHETVQRATVFARLTPTQKLRVVQSLQTAGDHVVGFLGDGVNDSLAMDAADVGISVDSGVSVAKDLADIILLEKDLNVLVSGVERGRITYGNTMKYIKLSVVANVGSVVSLLIAVVLLGYEPLTARQLVVQNFLYNVGQIPIPWDTVEEDYAKFPQRWSSKSIPMFMLWNGPVCSMFDIGCLVFFWCYYEVYHPSSGDKLYHSGWFVEGLLMQTLIIHMIRTEKIPFIQEVASWPVICSTLLISAVGIALPFTPIGKVMGMTDLPLSYFGFLVVLFLGYFFLSQVVKRVYIRTYKEWL